TGCCGATGTTCTTTTCCTTGGCGACCTGGCCGAGGGCCTCGACGATGTTGACCTCAGGGTCCTTGACGGCGGTTCTAGACATGTTCAATCCTCGAATCGGACATCGACACGGGCCAATTGGACCGTACGGAATGGGATGCGGACGTCGGAAGTGCCTTTTTCGGGAGAGAGCAAGGCCGAAGTCTCGTCGGATTCGACGAGACGACCGATCCACTGCTTGCTTCCCTCCACGTCTTCCACCAGATGGACACGCACCCACTCGCCGATCCGGCGCGCCCAGTCCTGGGGCGTCTTGAGCGGACGGTCCAGGCCGGGAGAGGAGACCTCGAGAGTGTATGGTGTCTGAAAAGATTCATCGGTTTCGAGAAGGCTGGAAAGTTGATGGCTGACCTGGGAGCATTCGTCCAAGGTGACCCCACCGGGCTTGTGCAGGTAGATGCGCAGCACCTCCCTACGCCCGGCACGGAAGAGCTCGACGTCGACTAGCTCAAGCCCGCAGGCTTCAGCCACTTCGCGGGAGCAAGCGAGCAGACGGTCTTTCCGAATCAGGACAAACCCCTTGTGATGGCCCCTCCAACAAGAGAGGGGCTGTGGGAGCGAATCGGCAATTCTAGTAATTCCAGGCGGTAACGTCCAAAGAACTCCGCGTTAACCTTGAATCTCGCGCGAGAATCGGGGTGCATCCGCACCTTGCGAGACTGCCCGCTTGGGATGCGGGAAGGCTGGTTCAGACTCCGGATCGCCGGATGGTGCGGACAAAAACCAGACTGCGCCGCTTGATGTCGTAGGCGGAAACCTTGTCCTGGGGAAGATCGGCCAAATCGCCGCGCTCGAAACCCAGATCGGCAAACCAATCGGAGGTTTGGGTGGTCAGCAAAAAGACCTTGTCGTACCCCATCCGCACGGCCTTCTGCAACAGAAATTGCACGATCTTGCGCCCCACGCCGAACCGGCGGACATGTTCTGCCACCGCCACGGCGGCCACCTCGGCGGAGCCATCCGGGAACGGATGGAGCGCCGCACTGCCCTGGATGAACCCGTCCGCCTCATGGACCACGTAATCGCCGATCTTCGCCTCGATCTGCTCGGCCGTGCGCGGCAACAGCACACCCTGGGCCACGTAGGGCTCCTGGATGCGCAGAATATCCGGCACGTCGCGCACCTCCGCGCGGC
This DNA window, taken from Fibrobacterota bacterium, encodes the following:
- a CDS encoding ribosome maturation factor RimP, yielding MAEACGLELVDVELFRAGRREVLRIYLHKPGGVTLDECSQVSHQLSSLLETDESFQTPYTLEVSSPGLDRPLKTPQDWARRIGEWVRVHLVEDVEGSKQWIGRLVESDETSALLSPEKGTSDVRIPFRTVQLARVDVRFED